The following are from one region of the Ptychodera flava strain L36383 chromosome 15, AS_Pfla_20210202, whole genome shotgun sequence genome:
- the LOC139151283 gene encoding pre-mRNA splicing regulator USH1G-like has protein sequence MTDRFHQAAKDGYLDLLREATKKDCNRIDEDGRTPTMYASYYGNADALRLIVSRGGDPDKCDYQGNTPLHFASNNGHSNCVTFLVSFGCNIWALDNDHRTALDVAAMMQRMDIVNFLDGVAGKQASLNKKVVKKMKEKAILDADNRIKRYDKMAMKQEKKLEKQQKKMDRVDGHYVKHNGKQGAGHIDHKKQVGTFGGFTQPASNQNQRSVRSTTNASVMMMQSAQYGRAPLSSDLFDGRVVKPSGYSEPALNNDSGIDTMTDDTDREGSGLYDRPGFGNLMFLPKGNPSAMMSLPDNEDDEDRLRDNRGGKDDDDLDDIVNIEHQTNTSVHKTKHRSSTTSAGELPWDEDDIDLDDDEDDSFSSPLELFLAAHQLTDYLPLFTQEQIDLDALMLCSDNDLKSVGLPLGPRRKVLEAIARRKAVLNEPGPITDTVL, from the exons ATGACCGACCGGTTTCACCAAGCAGCCAAAGACGGCTATTTGGACCTGTTGCGTGAGGCGACTAAAAAGGACTGTAATCGTATCGACGAAGATGGCCGAACGCCGACCATGTATGCCTCTTATTACGGCAATGCAGATGCGCTCAGGCTGATAGTCAGCCGCGG AGGAGATCCTGACAAATGTGACTACCAAGGAAACACTCCACTACACTTCGCTTCGAACAATGGACACAGCAACTGTGTGACTTTTCTGGTGTCATTTGGCTGCAACATCTGGGCGCTGGACAATGACCACCGCACTGCCCTGGATGTGGCCGCCATGATGCAGCGAATGGATATTGTCAACTTCCTGGATGGAGTTGCAGGGAAGCAAGCATCTCTGAATAAGAAAgttgtaaagaaaatgaaagaaaaggcCATCTTGGATGCCGATAACAGAATAAAGAGGTATGACAAGATGGCTATGAAGCAAgagaaaaaattggaaaaacagCAAAAGAAAATGGATAGGGTGGATGGTCACTACGTGAAGCATAACGGCAAACAAGGGGCCGGACACATAGATCATAAGAAACAGGTTGGTACCTTCGGTGGCTTTACTCAGCCCGCATCAAACCAAAACCAAAGGTCTGTACGCTCTACAACAAACGCCAGTGTTATGATGATGCAGTCGGCACAATATGGGAGAGCGCCCCTGTCGAGTGACTTGTTTGATGGCCGCGTAGTGAAGCCCAGTGGCTACAGTGAACCAGCCCTCAACAACGATTCAGGAATCGATACTATGACAGATGACACTGATCGAGAAGGGTCTGGTCTGTACGACAGGCCGGGATTTGGAAACCTGATGTTCCTTCCCAAGGGTAATCCAAGCGCCATGATGTCGCTACCGGATAATGAAGACGACGAAGACCGACTACGTGACAACCGAGGAGGCAAGGACGATGATGACCTTGATGATATTGTGAATATTGAACATCAAACCAATACAAGTGTTCATAAAACAAAGCACCGCAGCAGTACCACTAGCGCAGGTGAACTCCCATGGGATGAGGATGACATTGACCTTGATGACGACGAGGATGACAGTTTCAGCTCCCCGTTAGAACTGTTCCTCGCGGCCCACCAGTTAACGGATTACCTGCCGCTGTTTACGCAGGAACAGATCGATCTGGACGCTCTCATGCTGTGCAGCGATAATGACTTGAAGAGCGTTGGTCTGCCCCTCGGCCCACGCCGCAAAGTCCTGGAAGCAATTGCAAGAAGGAAAGCAGTCCTCAATGAGCCTGGACCAATAACCGACACAGTACTGTAA